A part of Pirellulaceae bacterium genomic DNA contains:
- a CDS encoding TrkH family potassium uptake protein, producing MQRTDRRPARHRARAKWTATNRRWNLPRGKRVYFWQRLNPSQLFVLSFVGLILMGTWGLMGLPGLYQGQPLGWLDALFTATSAACVTGLTVVDTGTYFTAWGQVYLLILIQLGGLGMMTLTSMIIATLGGRLSLRTEAATVGYNQIGPYVGARRLVLDVLRFTVVIELSGALLLYLLWSRDMGHARAAWHGLFHSVSAFCNAGFSTFNTSMIEYRHSPATTTTIMLLIVLGGLGFLTLEELYVSRARRTRATQVRRPISIHTQLVLYMTFLLSLLGGLAFLAFEWNGTLQTLAWQDKLHNALFMSITARTAGFSVIDYGQASDSTNFITILLMMIGGAPGSTAGGMKTTTFALLGLLAWARIRGRSSTTFASRSIPDETIQRAVGLFVIVTGTVMLGVLLMTCTQPVSQKLQPFLSAAFEVASAFNTVGLSMGVTPELTTSGRWLAIVLMFLGRVGPLALASAFIVRRGRVVAFRYAYEDVIVG from the coding sequence ATGCAGCGAACTGATCGACGTCCCGCAAGGCATCGTGCGCGCGCAAAATGGACCGCCACCAATCGGCGGTGGAATTTGCCTCGCGGCAAGCGAGTCTACTTCTGGCAGCGACTGAATCCATCGCAGTTGTTTGTGCTATCGTTTGTAGGCTTGATACTGATGGGAACTTGGGGCTTGATGGGTCTGCCAGGCCTATATCAAGGCCAACCTCTGGGCTGGCTGGATGCGCTGTTTACGGCAACCAGCGCTGCCTGTGTGACCGGATTAACCGTGGTTGATACCGGCACCTACTTTACGGCCTGGGGCCAAGTCTATTTGCTGATTTTGATTCAGCTTGGCGGTCTAGGAATGATGACCTTAACGAGCATGATCATTGCTACCCTGGGGGGCCGACTATCGCTGAGAACCGAGGCGGCGACGGTAGGCTACAATCAGATTGGGCCCTACGTTGGAGCTCGGCGCCTGGTATTGGATGTTCTGAGATTCACAGTAGTGATTGAATTGTCAGGCGCACTACTGCTATATCTGCTGTGGTCGCGCGATATGGGGCACGCCCGAGCTGCCTGGCATGGATTGTTTCATTCGGTAAGCGCCTTTTGCAATGCCGGCTTTTCGACATTCAATACATCGATGATCGAATATCGCCATTCGCCAGCCACGACTACCACGATTATGCTGCTGATCGTGCTTGGGGGCTTAGGTTTCTTGACGTTGGAAGAACTCTATGTGTCACGAGCACGACGGACTCGGGCAACACAGGTCCGGCGCCCGATCTCCATTCATACACAACTGGTGTTGTACATGACTTTCCTGTTGAGCTTGTTAGGGGGCCTGGCGTTTTTGGCGTTTGAGTGGAATGGTACATTGCAAACTCTGGCCTGGCAAGACAAGCTGCACAACGCGCTGTTTATGAGCATTACAGCACGTACCGCCGGATTTAGCGTCATCGACTACGGCCAAGCCTCGGATAGCACGAACTTCATTACCATCCTGCTGATGATGATTGGCGGCGCGCCTGGTTCCACGGCCGGAGGAATGAAAACAACAACCTTCGCCCTATTAGGGCTGCTGGCATGGGCACGCATACGAGGCCGAAGTTCGACGACCTTTGCTAGCCGCTCGATTCCGGACGAAACGATTCAGCGGGCCGTGGGCCTGTTCGTTATAGTAACGGGCACGGTCATGTTGGGGGTACTGCTAATGACCTGCACTCAGCCAGTATCGCAAAAACTACAACCATTCCTGTCTGCAGCTTTCGAAGTGGCCAGCGCGTTCAATACGGTCGGATTATCCATGGGGGTGACTCCCGAACTAACTACATCGGGTCGATGGCTGGCAATTGTGCTGATGTTCCTGGGACGCGTTGGGCCGCTGGCGCTTGCGTCTGCTTTTATAGTACGCCGAGGTCGCGTGGTAGCGTTTCGTTATGCCTACGAAGATGTGATTGTAGGCTAA
- a CDS encoding universal stress protein has translation MKVLLATDGSANAELAAWFLAHLPHHEKLELDVMAVIYLPDIHGSLEAQTWVAKNADAERQQAGKTLEKVQQMFQGANVVIKRHVVEGHVGKTIVEKAREFSSDLIVLGAQGHSALSRLLLGSVSDFVATHAPCSVMVVRDTGLRKENHRQLRICIGYDDSAPSRHAIQELGRFGWGKNTIIDVVSMVAFPVIGLDEIPLQLDIPQIMSSTEEMVRDATEELQGLTPNLTPHVRQCNHVGLGLSDFADEMKSDLIVVGDTGRGRLERFFLGSVSRNVLRNANCSVWIVRQRASAG, from the coding sequence ATGAAAGTCTTACTGGCGACGGACGGTTCGGCCAACGCGGAGTTGGCTGCGTGGTTTTTGGCTCACCTGCCTCATCACGAAAAGCTTGAACTGGATGTGATGGCGGTCATTTATCTGCCAGACATACACGGCAGTCTTGAGGCGCAGACGTGGGTAGCTAAGAACGCTGACGCTGAGCGGCAACAGGCCGGCAAAACGCTGGAGAAGGTCCAGCAGATGTTTCAGGGTGCCAATGTTGTCATCAAACGCCACGTCGTCGAGGGACATGTTGGCAAGACCATTGTGGAGAAGGCACGTGAATTCTCGTCGGACTTGATCGTACTGGGCGCCCAAGGGCATTCGGCACTCTCGCGGCTACTGCTGGGCAGCGTGAGCGATTTTGTAGCGACTCATGCACCGTGCTCGGTGATGGTCGTACGCGATACCGGACTGCGCAAAGAGAATCACCGTCAACTGAGAATCTGCATCGGCTATGACGACTCTGCGCCCAGCCGACACGCCATCCAAGAGCTAGGACGATTTGGTTGGGGCAAAAACACGATCATCGACGTAGTTAGCATGGTCGCTTTCCCGGTGATTGGTTTAGACGAGATTCCGCTGCAACTGGACATACCGCAGATCATGAGCAGCACCGAAGAAATGGTTCGCGACGCAACAGAAGAATTGCAGGGGTTAACGCCTAATCTGACACCTCATGTGCGTCAATGCAATCACGTTGGGCTGGGCCTGTCCGATTTTGCCGACGAAATGAAGTCCGACTTAATTGTCGTGGGTGATACAGGCCGCGGCAGACTCGAGAGATTCTTCCTGGGTAGCGTTTCTCGCAATGTGCTCCGCAACGCCAATTGTTCGGTGTGGATTGTGCGCCAGCGAGCGAGCGCGGGCTAA
- a CDS encoding tRNA-dihydrouridine synthase produces MLLSPQVADLEQPLPYLRIGNVDIGFPCVQAALSGYSDWPMRLIARQHGASYSLCEVMLDQFLVTLRDRQRNRHFLFNTADEQPVAGQLMGAEPIQFAAGARRLVEAGFAVIDINFGCPVKKVLGRCRGGFHLSQPAVALEIVRRTRDIVPPEIPVTVKMRRGLDDTPQSRDRFFEILEGAFQAGIAAATIHGRTVLQRYNGPSRWQFLREVRDAFPGRTLLGSGDLFTAQDCLRMIRQTGVDGVTVARGAIGNPWIFEQAQALASGRPCPAPPDLRRQREVMQQHWRLAESLYGPERTPTLMRKFGIKYSASHPQHLEVRPHFAQIRSHQQWNAVLDQWYNHDGPGVFPSLATAQENTEGCSD; encoded by the coding sequence ATGCTGCTGAGCCCCCAGGTAGCCGATCTTGAACAACCGCTGCCTTACTTACGAATTGGTAATGTGGACATCGGGTTTCCATGTGTCCAGGCGGCGCTCAGCGGCTACAGCGACTGGCCGATGCGATTGATCGCGCGCCAGCATGGTGCCAGTTATTCGCTGTGCGAAGTCATGTTAGATCAATTTCTAGTGACGCTCCGTGACCGTCAGCGCAATCGACACTTTTTGTTTAATACTGCTGACGAACAGCCGGTGGCTGGGCAATTGATGGGCGCGGAGCCCATTCAGTTTGCAGCCGGCGCGCGGCGTCTGGTCGAGGCTGGCTTTGCGGTCATTGATATCAACTTTGGCTGTCCAGTAAAAAAGGTGCTGGGGCGTTGCCGAGGCGGCTTTCATTTGTCGCAGCCGGCTGTGGCGTTGGAAATTGTGCGACGAACACGTGACATTGTCCCGCCGGAAATTCCAGTGACGGTCAAGATGCGCCGCGGTCTGGATGACACGCCGCAAAGCCGTGATCGGTTTTTCGAGATACTCGAAGGCGCATTCCAAGCCGGCATCGCTGCGGCCACGATTCACGGCCGAACCGTACTGCAACGTTACAACGGTCCCAGCCGCTGGCAGTTTCTGCGCGAAGTTCGAGATGCTTTTCCGGGACGTACTCTTTTGGGCAGTGGTGACCTGTTTACCGCTCAGGATTGCCTGCGCATGATTCGGCAGACGGGCGTGGACGGGGTCACCGTCGCGCGCGGTGCCATTGGCAATCCGTGGATATTCGAGCAGGCCCAGGCGCTGGCCAGTGGACGACCGTGCCCTGCACCACCTGACTTGCGGCGGCAACGAGAAGTCATGCAGCAGCACTGGCGGTTGGCCGAAAGCCTATACGGCCCCGAAAGGACACCTACGTTGATGCGCAAGTTCGGCATCAAGTACTCCGCTAGTCACCCACAGCACCTAGAAGTCCGACCTCATTTCGCTCAAATTCGTTCGCATCAACAGTGGAACGCCGTGTTGGACCAGTGGTACAACCATGACGGGCCGGGAGTCTTTCCCTCCCTCGCCACTGCCCAGGAAAATACAGAGGGTTGTAGCGATTGA
- a CDS encoding DUF1501 domain-containing protein, whose product MNLVQELRQASAQYQRRRWFFRDCAVGLAGLAAATLGSESGAAESAIAADNPLMPKSPHFEPKAQRVIYMFHAGAPSQLELFDPKPELQARSGQLPPASLLEGYRAAFIDPRSALLGGKFNFAPRGECGMELSEVIPHISTIADDICLIRSMHTDAVNHAPGQILMNTGTQQFGRPSFGAWTLYGLGSHASDLPGYVVLTSAKGTSGGASNYGAGFLPTAYGGVPLRSAGDPVLYLSNPPGIDAVAARSSLDAINRLNELSLQSLGDPQTAARIQSYEMAFRLQSSAPELMDLSGEPQNILDMYGIRDPHAASYARNCLLARRLIERGVRFVQLFHEAWDQHGNLTSGVKQNAADTDLASAALVQDLKQRGLLKDTLVIWGGEFGRTPMVQGGNDGRDHHNRCFSVWLAGGGVRGGYVHGQTDELGFNVVQDAVHVHDLNATLLHLLGLDHLRLTYRFQGRDYRLTDIHGNLVKPLLA is encoded by the coding sequence ATGAACCTTGTTCAAGAATTACGCCAAGCCAGCGCCCAGTATCAGCGACGCCGCTGGTTCTTTCGCGATTGTGCGGTTGGACTCGCAGGCTTGGCTGCGGCGACTCTTGGTAGTGAAAGCGGTGCAGCCGAATCAGCAATCGCTGCCGACAATCCGCTGATGCCCAAGTCACCTCACTTTGAGCCCAAGGCGCAGCGCGTGATCTACATGTTCCATGCGGGCGCTCCCAGCCAGTTGGAGTTATTTGATCCCAAGCCAGAATTGCAGGCGCGAAGCGGACAACTGCCACCGGCGAGTCTCTTGGAAGGCTATCGCGCGGCCTTTATCGATCCGCGTTCTGCGCTGTTGGGCGGAAAATTCAACTTTGCGCCGCGCGGCGAGTGCGGCATGGAATTGAGTGAAGTCATTCCGCACATTTCCACAATTGCAGATGACATCTGCCTGATCCGTTCAATGCACACCGATGCTGTTAATCATGCTCCGGGTCAAATCTTAATGAACACCGGGACACAACAATTTGGCCGCCCGAGCTTTGGCGCTTGGACGTTATATGGCCTGGGCAGCCACGCCAGCGATCTGCCTGGTTACGTCGTCTTAACCAGCGCCAAAGGTACCAGTGGTGGCGCCAGCAACTACGGGGCGGGCTTTTTGCCGACGGCCTATGGCGGCGTGCCTTTGCGCAGCGCGGGCGATCCCGTTTTGTATCTTTCCAATCCGCCTGGCATTGATGCAGTGGCCGCGCGCAGCTCACTGGATGCCATCAATCGACTGAACGAACTGTCGCTGCAATCGCTGGGGGACCCGCAGACGGCAGCGCGCATCCAAAGCTACGAAATGGCTTTTCGTCTACAATCGAGCGCTCCGGAACTGATGGATTTGTCTGGCGAACCGCAGAATATTTTGGACATGTATGGCATTCGCGACCCCCATGCGGCCAGCTATGCTCGCAACTGCTTATTAGCCAGACGATTGATCGAACGCGGCGTGCGGTTTGTCCAGTTGTTCCATGAGGCTTGGGATCAGCACGGCAATTTGACGTCAGGAGTCAAACAAAATGCGGCCGATACCGACCTAGCCAGCGCCGCATTGGTGCAGGATCTCAAGCAGCGCGGCCTGCTGAAAGATACGCTGGTGATTTGGGGTGGCGAATTCGGCAGAACACCGATGGTCCAGGGCGGCAACGATGGACGCGATCACCACAATCGCTGTTTTAGTGTGTGGCTAGCCGGTGGCGGCGTACGCGGCGGCTATGTGCATGGACAGACCGATGAACTTGGCTTCAACGTGGTGCAAGATGCGGTACATGTCCACGATCTAAATGCCACTCTATTGCACTTGTTGGGCTTGGATCATTTACGATTGACCTATCGCTTTCAAGGCCGCGATTATCGGCTAACCGATATTCACGGTAATCTTGTCAAGCCTCTGCTGGCCTAG